A genomic region of Bacillota bacterium contains the following coding sequences:
- the rpmI gene encoding 50S ribosomal protein L35 yields MPKMKTHRGAAKRFKRTAKGYWRRARAWKSHLLAKKTSRRKRRLRHPAIIGAADRERVERLLPYL; encoded by the coding sequence ATGCCTAAAATGAAAACTCACCGGGGCGCAGCAAAAAGATTTAAGCGGACTGCGAAGGGATACTGGAGGCGGGCAAGAGCGTGGAAAAGCCACCTTTTAGCAAAAAAAACAAGCAGGCGAAAGCGCAGGCTCCGGCATCCTGCAATTATCGGTGCTGCTGACCGGGAGCGGGTCGAGAGGCTTTTGCCTTATTTGTAA
- a CDS encoding YqzL family protein, which yields MSLPARFFWRLFESTGSIYAYILYRKFLLQ from the coding sequence TTGTCCCTTCCAGCCCGCTTTTTTTGGCGCCTGTTTGAATCTACCGGTTCGATCTACGCCTATATCCTTTATCGCAAGTTTCTGCTCCAATAG
- the rplT gene encoding 50S ribosomal protein L20 — protein MARVKGGPVTRRRHKKILKLARGYRGAKSKLYRPAHEQVMKSLFYAYVHRRLRKRDFRKLWITRINAAARLNGLSYNRFMNGLKKAGVTVNRKMLAELAVNDRAAFGKLVDLAKKHL, from the coding sequence ATGGCGAGAGTAAAAGGTGGACCGGTAACACGGCGCCGGCATAAAAAAATCTTAAAGCTTGCCCGTGGTTACCGGGGGGCAAAGAGCAAGTTGTACCGCCCGGCACACGAGCAGGTCATGAAATCTCTTTTTTACGCTTACGTTCACCGGAGGCTGCGGAAACGAGATTTCCGGAAGTTGTGGATTACCAGGATTAACGCTGCCGCGCGTTTAAACGGATTATCTTATAATAGATTCATGAACGGTTTAAAAAAGGCCGGCGTAACTGTAAACCGGAAGATGCTTGCCGAACTCGCAGTTAACGATAGAGCTGCTTTTGGGAAACTGGTAGACCTTGCGAAAAAACACCTTTAA
- the infC gene encoding translation initiation factor IF-3: MNKDLRVNEEIRAREVRLVNSDGQQLGIMPLKEGLRAAIEQGLDLVEVAPHAKPPVCRIMDYGKYKYEQSKREREARKKQRIINVKELKLRPNIEEHDFRVKVKNAQRFLVDGDKVKITLMFRGREISHAELGHNLCLKFYEQVQDQAIMEKEPKIEGRNMIMILAPKIQDQVKGD, translated from the coding sequence ATTAACAAAGATTTACGGGTCAACGAAGAAATCCGTGCCCGGGAAGTTCGTTTAGTGAACAGCGACGGTCAGCAACTTGGGATTATGCCCCTGAAAGAGGGTCTCCGCGCCGCAATAGAGCAGGGTCTTGACCTGGTTGAAGTAGCGCCCCACGCCAAACCCCCGGTCTGCCGGATCATGGATTACGGAAAATATAAATACGAACAAAGTAAAAGAGAGCGGGAAGCCCGCAAAAAGCAGCGCATTATCAATGTTAAAGAGTTGAAATTAAGACCCAACATTGAAGAGCACGACTTTCGGGTTAAGGTCAAGAATGCTCAGCGTTTTCTGGTGGACGGCGATAAGGTGAAAATTACTTTAATGTTTCGGGGACGTGAAATTTCCCACGCCGAGTTGGGGCATAACCTGTGTCTTAAATTCTACGAGCAGGTGCAGGACCAGGCGATCATGGAAAAGGAGCCGAAAATCGAAGGAAGAAATATGATTATGATCCTGGCCCCCAAAATCCAGGACCAGGTGAAAGGAGATTAA
- a CDS encoding putative sporulation protein YtxC has protein sequence MKVLASYLTLGTALYSNEVRERLNVELTFMKSEGLIISLEEEEKPPWTFFILCDSQGKKNGEKRIACRFAVAKAIADLFVNHTEFLFVKKYINKCYKHWFPHEREEITARAAEVLEKLRVIRRNKILQNLYDYLAGHQVLIVEGYANFQLREYWNQLRKMVHRVGQELVATKDYLEFIRLLRHFIEIQEPKIQEVHVLINPAGTCYLFDHKGNIIRKELLRAPSLTVSKGEFSYEDVLLSILITLAPQRIAFHVPDRIWYGESVQVILQVFENRVVRCGGCDKCQLLSAGYLPTKIKTD, from the coding sequence GTGAAAGTTTTGGCCTCTTATCTCACGCTAGGTACTGCTTTATATAGCAATGAAGTACGGGAACGGCTGAATGTGGAATTAACTTTTATGAAAAGCGAAGGCTTAATTATCAGTTTGGAGGAAGAGGAAAAGCCGCCATGGACGTTCTTTATTCTGTGCGATAGCCAGGGGAAAAAGAATGGAGAAAAGAGAATCGCCTGTCGTTTTGCTGTTGCGAAGGCGATTGCAGATCTTTTTGTTAATCACACAGAATTCCTTTTTGTGAAAAAGTATATTAATAAATGCTACAAACACTGGTTTCCTCATGAGCGGGAGGAAATAACTGCCCGGGCTGCAGAGGTTCTTGAAAAACTGAGGGTGATTCGGAGAAACAAAATATTACAAAACCTTTATGATTACCTGGCCGGCCACCAAGTTTTAATCGTTGAGGGATATGCCAATTTCCAGCTGAGAGAGTACTGGAACCAGCTTCGAAAAATGGTTCACCGGGTGGGCCAGGAACTTGTAGCCACTAAAGATTACCTTGAGTTTATTCGCTTGCTCCGACATTTTATAGAGATCCAGGAACCGAAAATTCAAGAAGTGCATGTCCTGATTAACCCGGCAGGCACCTGCTACCTTTTCGATCATAAGGGGAACATCATCCGCAAAGAACTTCTCAGGGCCCCGTCTCTCACTGTCAGTAAAGGTGAGTTTAGTTATGAGGATGTTTTACTGAGCATTTTAATTACCCTGGCACCTCAAAGAATAGCCTTTCATGTCCCGGACCGGATCTGGTACGGTGAATCTGTTCAGGTCATTCTCCAGGTTTTTGAAAACCGGGTAGTGCGTTGTGGCGGTTGTGATAAGTGCCAGCTTCTATCGGCCGGCTACTTACCCACAAAAATAAAAACAGATTGA
- a CDS encoding RNA methyltransferase codes for MGIKSGRQALQFARNLKKRRAREAKQRFLMEGMNFVEDALRKRMNLDFILYTEKILQRERGKRILQQASLHGVSLFLVNEREFKAIAETESPQGILAVGVKPDWQEENLLRRPEGLYLALDGIQDPGNLGTILRTGDGVGVSAVYLGRGTVDLYNPKVLRATMGSIFRVPVFSQVDLAERLAKMRSRRVFVVASDPRDGITYFQANLKHPRLALVIGNEARGVRPELQALADEIVTIPLRPGVESLNAAVATALILYEIYRQNTV; via the coding sequence GTGGGAATAAAGTCAGGAAGGCAGGCTCTTCAGTTCGCCCGTAACCTGAAAAAACGAAGGGCGCGCGAAGCAAAACAGCGTTTCCTGATGGAGGGTATGAATTTTGTTGAAGATGCCTTAAGGAAACGCATGAACCTTGATTTTATTCTTTATACAGAAAAAATTTTGCAAAGAGAAAGAGGGAAACGCATCTTACAGCAGGCCTCCCTTCACGGGGTATCCCTTTTTCTTGTCAACGAGCGCGAATTCAAGGCAATCGCGGAAACCGAATCTCCTCAGGGCATCCTTGCGGTGGGAGTGAAGCCGGACTGGCAGGAAGAGAATTTACTCAGGCGACCAGAAGGATTGTACCTCGCCCTCGACGGCATCCAGGATCCTGGTAATCTGGGCACGATTCTCAGGACGGGAGACGGGGTTGGGGTGAGCGCTGTCTACCTCGGGCGAGGTACGGTTGACCTCTATAATCCCAAAGTCCTTCGCGCAACCATGGGGTCGATCTTCCGTGTTCCTGTCTTTTCCCAGGTGGATCTCGCCGAACGGCTTGCAAAAATGAGGAGCCGCCGGGTATTCGTTGTAGCCTCGGATCCTCGCGACGGTATAACCTATTTCCAGGCGAACTTGAAGCACCCCCGCCTTGCCCTGGTGATCGGTAATGAGGCACGTGGGGTAAGGCCGGAACTCCAAGCTTTAGCCGACGAAATTGTAACTATCCCCCTCCGTCCCGGGGTTGAGTCTTTAAATGCCGCCGTTGCCACCGCTTTAATCCTCTACGAAATCTACCGCCAGAACACCGTCTGA
- the pheS gene encoding phenylalanine--tRNA ligase subunit alpha, which translates to MEHKIRQIKEKAFSELESAQTLEALQTIKVKFLGKKGELTRVLKEMGGLPPEERPRLGQLANEVRAFLENELDRRVFALTEKKKQKQLESEVIDVTLPGRPLRRGRRHPLTLILDEIEQIFTRMGFEVAEGPEVEWDYYNFEALNIPKGHPARDMQDSFYITGEMLLRTHTSPVQVRTLEKTAPRVPVRIIAPGKVYRRDDDATHSPMFHQVEGLLVDRRCTFGDLKGVLLTFARQMFGEDREIRLRPSFFPFTEPSTEVDISCLSCQGEGCQVCSGTGWLEILGAGMVHPKVLENTGYDPEEVVGFAFGMGVERIAMLKFGINDLRLFFENDIRFLRQF; encoded by the coding sequence ATGGAGCACAAGATTCGCCAGATTAAGGAAAAGGCGTTTTCGGAGCTAGAATCGGCGCAAACTTTAGAAGCGCTTCAGACAATAAAGGTCAAATTTTTAGGCAAGAAGGGTGAGTTGACAAGAGTATTGAAAGAGATGGGCGGGCTTCCCCCTGAGGAGCGCCCCCGGCTTGGTCAACTTGCAAACGAGGTCCGGGCCTTTCTTGAAAATGAGCTCGACCGGAGGGTTTTCGCTTTAACCGAAAAGAAGAAACAGAAGCAGTTAGAATCTGAAGTCATCGATGTAACCCTGCCGGGGCGCCCCCTCCGCCGCGGCCGCAGGCATCCTTTGACTCTTATTCTCGACGAAATCGAACAAATTTTTACGAGAATGGGTTTTGAGGTCGCGGAAGGGCCTGAAGTTGAGTGGGATTATTATAACTTTGAAGCATTAAATATCCCCAAGGGACATCCCGCCCGGGATATGCAGGATTCCTTTTACATTACCGGAGAAATGTTGCTGCGAACCCATACTTCCCCGGTCCAGGTGCGTACCCTGGAGAAAACAGCCCCTCGTGTTCCTGTCAGGATCATTGCACCCGGAAAGGTCTACAGGCGGGATGACGATGCCACCCATTCTCCGATGTTTCATCAGGTGGAAGGGCTTCTTGTTGACAGGCGTTGCACCTTTGGTGATTTAAAGGGGGTCTTGCTGACCTTTGCCCGTCAAATGTTCGGTGAGGACCGGGAAATCCGGTTGCGGCCGAGCTTTTTCCCCTTTACCGAACCCAGCACCGAGGTCGATATTTCTTGTCTTAGCTGCCAGGGAGAGGGCTGCCAGGTTTGCTCCGGGACCGGTTGGCTCGAGATTTTGGGAGCAGGGATGGTCCACCCAAAAGTCCTTGAAAATACCGGTTACGATCCGGAAGAAGTGGTCGGTTTCGCCTTCGGTATGGGGGTGGAGCGAATTGCCATGCTGAAGTTCGGAATCAACGACCTGCGCCTCTTCTTTGAAAATGATATCCGTTTCTTGCGCCAATTTTAA
- the thrS gene encoding threonine--tRNA ligase, giving the protein MRQDRKTAQNSIPVVLKDGSVFEVSSGSTWSDVAAGVSRRLAKEAIVARVNGELQDLRSPVQAGAKVEFLTFSDEAGRAVYRHTSAHILAQAVKRLFPEVKLAIGPAIEDGFYYDFDLGHSFTTEDLAQIEEEMKRIVQADYPVVRQEVSHAEAMAYFEKEKEPYKKELIEELPPDAGVSLYQQGEFTDLCLGPHLPRTGMVGSVKLLSVAGAYWRGSEKNKMLQRIYGTSFPKQKDLEDYLSRIEEAKRRDHRKLGQELDLFGTAEEGPGFPFFYPRGMIVRTELENFWREEHRRRGYQEIKSPAILHRSLWERSGHWDLYKENMYFLKIDDEDFAVKPMNCPGAILYYKTRLHSYREFPLRIAELGLVHRHERSGVLHGLLRVRCFTQDDAHIFMLPSQVTGEIIEVIDLIDYFYRTFNFSYHVELSTRPEKALGSREIWEQATRSLMQALDQKGIPYQVNEGEGAFYGPKIDFHLEDSLGRSWQCGTIQLDFVNPDNFDLTYIGEDGRKHRPVMIHRVVFGSIERFLGILTEHYAGAFPAWLAPVQVKVISVASRHAPYAGEVAHLLEERGIRVEVDDRNERVGYKIREGELEKVPYLLVVGDQEVETRAVRVRARGRGDQGPADLEQFYRQLKEEIKQKQ; this is encoded by the coding sequence ATGAGGCAAGATCGAAAAACGGCCCAAAATTCCATTCCAGTTGTCTTAAAGGATGGAAGCGTTTTTGAGGTTTCGTCAGGGAGCACCTGGAGTGATGTTGCCGCGGGAGTTAGCAGGAGGTTGGCGAAAGAGGCAATCGTTGCCCGAGTAAACGGAGAGCTTCAAGATCTCAGGAGCCCTGTCCAGGCCGGGGCAAAGGTGGAGTTTCTCACTTTCTCAGATGAAGCAGGCAGGGCGGTTTACCGTCATACTTCAGCTCATATCCTCGCGCAGGCCGTAAAACGCCTCTTTCCCGAAGTTAAGCTGGCAATAGGCCCTGCCATTGAAGACGGCTTTTATTATGATTTTGACCTGGGACATTCCTTTACGACTGAAGACCTGGCTCAGATCGAGGAAGAAATGAAAAGGATTGTGCAGGCTGACTACCCTGTAGTGAGACAGGAAGTATCCCACGCCGAGGCGATGGCTTATTTTGAAAAAGAGAAAGAGCCATATAAAAAAGAGTTAATTGAGGAATTACCGCCGGACGCCGGAGTGAGCCTGTATCAGCAGGGAGAATTTACAGATCTCTGTTTGGGTCCCCATTTACCTCGAACGGGTATGGTAGGTTCTGTCAAGTTGCTCAGCGTAGCCGGAGCCTACTGGCGCGGGAGCGAAAAAAATAAGATGTTGCAGCGGATTTACGGCACTTCGTTTCCCAAGCAAAAAGATCTAGAAGATTACCTGAGCCGGATAGAAGAGGCGAAACGAAGGGATCACCGTAAGTTAGGTCAGGAGCTCGATCTTTTCGGAACGGCGGAGGAAGGACCGGGCTTTCCCTTCTTTTACCCGCGGGGGATGATCGTCCGGACCGAGTTAGAAAACTTTTGGAGGGAAGAACACCGGCGGCGTGGCTACCAGGAAATTAAAAGCCCGGCGATCCTGCACCGTTCTCTCTGGGAAAGGTCAGGTCACTGGGATCTGTATAAAGAAAATATGTACTTTTTAAAAATCGATGACGAAGATTTTGCCGTCAAACCGATGAACTGCCCCGGGGCGATACTTTATTATAAAACAAGGCTTCATTCCTACCGCGAATTTCCGCTGCGCATTGCCGAACTCGGTCTGGTTCACCGACATGAACGTTCAGGTGTCCTGCACGGCCTCCTTCGGGTTCGCTGCTTTACCCAGGACGACGCCCATATCTTTATGCTTCCCAGTCAGGTTACAGGTGAAATTATCGAGGTAATCGACCTGATTGATTATTTTTACCGAACCTTTAATTTCTCTTACCATGTCGAGCTGTCAACGAGACCGGAAAAAGCTCTCGGTTCCCGAGAGATTTGGGAGCAGGCAACCCGAAGTTTAATGCAAGCCTTAGATCAAAAAGGCATCCCTTATCAGGTAAATGAAGGGGAAGGTGCTTTTTACGGGCCGAAAATTGACTTTCACCTGGAAGATTCACTCGGACGAAGCTGGCAATGCGGGACCATCCAGTTGGACTTTGTTAACCCGGACAATTTCGATCTCACCTACATTGGAGAGGATGGCCGGAAACACCGGCCGGTCATGATTCATCGGGTTGTTTTTGGGAGTATCGAGCGTTTTTTGGGGATCCTTACAGAACACTATGCCGGTGCCTTTCCTGCCTGGTTAGCTCCCGTCCAGGTTAAAGTAATTTCCGTTGCTTCCCGTCATGCGCCCTACGCCGGCGAGGTCGCGCACTTGTTAGAAGAAAGAGGGATCAGGGTCGAAGTGGATGATCGCAACGAGCGGGTAGGTTATAAAATCAGAGAAGGTGAATTGGAGAAGGTACCCTATTTGCTTGTCGTTGGCGATCAAGAAGTAGAAACCAGGGCCGTAAGGGTAAGAGCACGTGGCCGGGGGGATCAGGGGCCTGCTGATTTGGAACAATTCTACCGGCAGCTTAAGGAAGAGATCAAGCAGAAGCAATAA